One Poseidonibacter antarcticus genomic window carries:
- a CDS encoding pyruvate flavodoxin oxidoreductase subunit gamma, whose amino-acid sequence MLEIRWHSKTGQGAVTAAKSLATVLAKTGKQVQSFAYYTSAKRGSSMTAYNRIDDKTISNHEKYMEPDYVFVLDTNLIYTDDITANCTNKTKYIITSSISKEKLITNIPKLQSIQERVFVLDCFQIAKDTIGKKIPSTPMLGAFIKVSKISEIEYFKNTMKSVLKSLPKNLIDANILAIQRAFDEVE is encoded by the coding sequence ATGTTAGAAATCAGATGGCATAGTAAAACAGGTCAAGGAGCAGTTACAGCAGCAAAAAGCTTAGCTACTGTACTTGCTAAAACTGGTAAACAAGTACAATCATTCGCTTATTATACTTCTGCCAAAAGAGGTTCTTCTATGACTGCTTATAATAGAATTGATGATAAAACAATTTCAAATCACGAGAAGTATATGGAACCTGATTATGTATTTGTACTTGACACTAATTTAATATACACAGATGATATAACAGCAAATTGTACAAATAAAACTAAATATATTATTACAAGCTCTATTAGTAAAGAAAAACTAATTACAAATATCCCAAAACTTCAAAGTATTCAAGAACGTGTATTTGTATTAGATTGTTTCCAAATAGCAAAAGATACTATTGGTAAAAAAATTCCTAGTACCCCAATGCTTGGTGCTTTTATAAAAGTAAGTAAAATAAGTGAAATAGAGTATTTTAAAAATACTATGAAAAGCGTATTAAAATCTTTACCAAAAAATCTTATTGATGCAAATATACTAGCAATCCAACGTGCTTTTGATGAAGTTGAATAA
- a CDS encoding HAD family hydrolase: MKKNIILFDLDGTLIDSTDAILSTFYHSFKEMEYNFTGSQEDIKALIGYPLDIMYENLGIPKERVWDFVSSYKHRYRKISTIKTTLLPNALEAVKLAASFARVSVVTTKTRLYTIPLLKHFEMLEYFEIVTGRENVENPKPHPEPILTTLEKMNYNNNEYKVWMIGDTKLDLIAAKDAKVNSIGVLCGYGEKEELSTYTNFIQNNALEAVKFIKEV; this comes from the coding sequence TTGAAAAAAAATATTATATTATTTGATTTAGATGGAACATTAATAGACTCAACAGATGCAATTTTATCTACATTCTACCACTCTTTTAAAGAGATGGAATATAACTTTACAGGATCACAAGAAGATATAAAAGCACTTATTGGTTATCCTCTTGATATTATGTATGAGAATCTAGGAATTCCAAAAGAAAGAGTTTGGGATTTTGTAAGTTCATATAAACATAGATATAGAAAAATTTCTACAATAAAAACTACTCTACTTCCAAATGCTCTAGAAGCTGTAAAATTAGCCGCTAGTTTTGCACGTGTTTCTGTAGTTACAACTAAAACTAGACTATACACTATTCCATTATTAAAACATTTTGAAATGCTAGAATATTTTGAAATTGTTACAGGACGTGAAAATGTTGAAAACCCAAAACCGCACCCTGAACCAATATTAACTACTTTAGAAAAAATGAATTACAATAATAATGAATATAAAGTTTGGATGATAGGAGATACAAAACTTGATTTAATAGCAGCAAAAGATGCAAAAGTTAATTCAATTGGCGTTCTTTGTGGTTATGGGGAAAAAGAAGAATTATCTACATACACAAACTTTATTCAAAACAATGCACTAGAAGCAGTTAAGTTTATAAAAGAAGTGTAA
- a CDS encoding AbrB family transcriptional regulator — protein MMIKSFSKMIFTLLISSIGSVLFIYLSLPLPWLLGAIFASSILMRFDNLPTKTPKPFSSPARILIGLTIGGAFTPEILQFIDVYIFSLILVIPFTIITIICGMYYYQKVLNFDKKTSFLSSMPGGVIEMVIIGEEIKADISKITLVQSSRLLFIVISLPFIIQYIFNIDISGNKVLTTPIANVNISELAILIIIGYIGAISAKKLHISAAYLIGPMILSILIHASGYMHTTIPDELLKFVQVVFGTIIGFTFKGVKLETIIKTLIATLGHFVILAIISSTFITIVYFSFDFPLLSILLAFSPGGQAEINLIAILVAANIPYITLHHIVRLFIVMNIAPIFAKRL, from the coding sequence ATGATGATTAAATCTTTTTCAAAAATGATATTTACTCTTTTAATATCTAGTATAGGTTCTGTACTTTTTATTTATTTATCTCTACCTTTGCCTTGGCTTTTGGGTGCTATATTTGCTTCATCAATTCTAATGAGATTTGATAATCTTCCTACAAAAACTCCAAAACCATTTTCATCACCTGCTAGGATTTTGATAGGACTTACAATCGGTGGAGCTTTTACACCCGAAATACTACAGTTTATTGATGTATATATTTTTAGTTTAATACTTGTTATTCCTTTTACAATTATCACTATTATTTGTGGAATGTATTATTATCAAAAAGTTCTAAACTTTGATAAAAAAACCTCATTTTTAAGTTCAATGCCAGGTGGTGTTATAGAAATGGTAATAATAGGAGAAGAGATAAAAGCAGATATATCCAAAATCACTTTGGTACAATCTTCAAGACTCTTATTTATAGTCATAAGCTTACCTTTTATAATCCAATATATTTTTAATATTGATATTAGTGGAAATAAAGTTTTAACAACCCCAATTGCAAATGTAAATATAAGCGAATTAGCTATTTTGATAATAATAGGATATATAGGTGCAATAAGTGCAAAAAAACTTCATATATCAGCAGCATATCTAATAGGACCTATGATATTAAGTATTTTAATTCATGCTAGTGGATATATGCATACTACTATTCCTGATGAATTATTAAAATTTGTACAAGTAGTATTTGGAACGATTATTGGCTTTACTTTTAAAGGTGTCAAACTAGAAACCATAATAAAAACACTAATAGCAACACTAGGACATTTTGTAATTCTTGCAATAATTTCAAGCACATTTATCACTATTGTATACTTTAGTTTTGATTTTCCTTTACTTTCAATTTTATTAGCTTTTTCACCTGGTGGACAAGCAGAAATAAATCTAATTGCAATACTAGTTGCTGCAAATATTCCTTATATCACTTTACATCATATTGTAAGACTTTTTATTGTTATGAATATAGCACCAATTTTTGCAAAAAGATTGTGA
- a CDS encoding peptide-binding protein, whose amino-acid sequence MKFLTILFIIFTYIQASTLNLSMSSSPSRLNPILANDSASSEIADWLFNGLFKYDKNGNPTVDLASSYTFETKTKLLIKLKRNVKWHDGVEFTAKDVVFTYKKIIDPKVFNSIKSNYKEVQSVKALDDYTIEVIYKKAYFKALEIWMVGILPYHILKDDKNLMTSSFNKNPIGTGSYVLNSFKVGQDIKLIANDNYFQGRPKIDEILYKFIPDSNTSFLFLKQKRLDLAGLTPLQIDRQIDEKFKESFEIIEKPSFSYSYVGLNLKNEKFKDIRVRQALSLAINRQELVDILFFGHGKVCNGPFLPGSFAYNDEVKQITQNIPKAKKLLKELGYDKNNPFTFEIITNTGNDTRINAAQILQYQLAKADIHMKIRVMEWQAYLNTIVHPRKYEAILLGWSLSLMPDAYPLWHSKSDKIGSFNLVGYSNPEVDKLIEKGSTTVDRKELSNIYKDIFKKITDDIPYLFLYIPNSITVVNKDIQNIKPSFIGITYNQKDWIKP is encoded by the coding sequence ATGAAATTCTTAACAATACTCTTTATTATCTTTACATATATACAAGCTAGTACCTTAAACTTATCAATGAGTTCAAGTCCAAGTAGATTAAATCCTATTCTAGCTAATGATTCAGCAAGTTCTGAAATTGCAGATTGGCTTTTTAATGGATTATTTAAATATGATAAAAATGGTAACCCTACAGTTGATTTAGCCTCATCATATACTTTTGAAACAAAAACAAAATTACTTATAAAATTAAAAAGAAATGTAAAATGGCATGATGGAGTAGAATTTACTGCAAAAGATGTTGTTTTTACATACAAAAAAATAATTGATCCTAAAGTCTTTAACTCAATCAAATCTAACTATAAAGAAGTACAAAGCGTAAAAGCACTTGATGATTATACTATTGAAGTTATTTACAAAAAAGCATATTTTAAAGCACTTGAAATATGGATGGTTGGAATTTTGCCTTATCATATATTAAAAGATGACAAAAATTTAATGACAAGCTCTTTTAATAAAAATCCAATTGGAACAGGTTCTTATGTTTTAAATAGTTTTAAAGTAGGACAAGACATAAAATTAATAGCAAATGATAACTATTTTCAAGGTCGACCTAAAATTGATGAGATACTATATAAATTTATACCAGATTCAAATACATCTTTCTTATTTTTAAAACAAAAAAGACTTGATTTAGCAGGATTAACTCCACTTCAAATCGATAGACAAATAGATGAAAAATTCAAAGAATCATTTGAAATTATTGAAAAACCTAGTTTTTCATACTCTTATGTAGGATTAAATCTAAAAAATGAAAAGTTTAAAGATATTAGAGTTAGACAAGCATTATCACTAGCTATTAATAGACAAGAATTAGTTGATATTTTATTTTTCGGACATGGGAAAGTATGTAATGGTCCATTTTTACCAGGAAGTTTTGCTTATAATGATGAAGTAAAACAAATAACACAAAATATACCAAAAGCTAAAAAACTATTAAAAGAATTAGGCTATGATAAAAATAATCCCTTTACTTTTGAGATTATTACAAATACAGGAAATGATACAAGAATAAATGCAGCTCAAATACTACAATATCAATTAGCAAAAGCAGATATTCATATGAAAATAAGAGTAATGGAATGGCAGGCATATTTAAATACCATTGTTCATCCAAGAAAGTACGAAGCGATACTATTAGGTTGGTCTTTATCTTTAATGCCTGATGCTTATCCTTTATGGCACTCAAAATCAGATAAAATCGGAAGTTTTAATCTTGTTGGATATTCAAATCCAGAAGTTGATAAGCTAATAGAAAAAGGCTCAACAACAGTTGATAGAAAAGAATTAAGCAATATATATAAAGATATATTCAAAAAAATCACAGATGATATTCCATATTTATTTCTTTATATACCAAACTCTATAACAGTTGTAAATAAAGATATACAAAATATCAAACCTTCTTTTATAGGAATTACCTATAATCAAAAAGATTGGATAAAACCATAA
- the rpsI gene encoding 30S ribosomal protein S9 encodes MAKVYATGRRKTSISKVWLEVGTGELTINGQSLDAWLGGHEAIKKRVMQPLEVTKQETSVNIVVKTLGGGYSAQADAVRHGISRALVAYDEHFRAVLKPYGLLTRDARSVERKKYGRRKARKSGQFSKR; translated from the coding sequence ATGGCTAAAGTTTATGCAACAGGAAGAAGAAAAACATCTATATCTAAAGTATGGTTAGAAGTTGGTACTGGAGAATTAACAATCAATGGTCAGTCTTTAGACGCATGGTTAGGTGGACACGAAGCAATTAAAAAAAGAGTTATGCAACCATTAGAAGTAACTAAACAAGAAACTTCTGTAAATATCGTTGTTAAAACTCTTGGTGGAGGTTACTCTGCTCAAGCTGATGCTGTTAGACATGGTATTTCTAGAGCTTTAGTAGCTTATGATGAGCACTTTAGAGCTGTGTTAAAACCTTATGGTTTATTAACAAGAGATGCTAGATCAGTTGAAAGAAAAAAATACGGAAGAAGAAAAGCAAGAAAAAGCGGTCAATTCTCAAAAAGATAG